The bacterium genomic sequence GCGCGGCGACGATCAACGACTCCGCCTCCGGAAGGACGCGCCGCGGATCGACGCGCTCGTCGAGCCGGCGCCCGATGTAGTCGAGCTCGCCGCCGTAGCCCTGCGCCCACCACTCCCGGACGAACCCGTTGTGCGGACCGGGCGCGGCGGCGGCGAAGCCGACCGAATCCAGCCCGAGTACGAGCCCCACGCGCCGCACCGATTCCGCGAGCGAGCCTCCCTCCGACGGCCGTGCACTCACGACGCGACCGCGCCACGCGAGGGGGCGGCGGAGAGTCTGCGCAGCCCCTCGCCGACCGCCAGCAGGCAGACGCAGCCGAGCACGTAGGTCGCGACGCCCGCCCACTCGTGGAGCGGCCCTCGGGTCGCGAACGCCACGTCGACCTCGATCGCGAGGACCACGGTCAGGATCACGCGCAGCAGGTTGCCGGCGAGCGCGATCGGCACGACCGCGACGACGAGCGCGACCCGACGCCAGGCGACGGAGTCGGTGAAGTAGGCGATGAAGACGCCGATCGGGATCAGCGTCACGAGACTCGTGATCCCGCTGCAGGCATCCGCCACGAAGAGGGTCTGATCGCCGGGCAGCGTCAGCACGTTGCCCTCGCGGAAGATCGCCACCCCGTTCATCTGGAGCAGCCGGACGGCGGCCGTCGAGACGAGGATCTGCAGCTCGACGATCAGCGGGTTCACCCAGGCGATCGGCAGCGGCACCATGAAGAGCAGATACGAGAGCGGGAAGCGCAGGGTCCGGACCCACTCGACGCCGCGCAGCGCGAGCACCGCCACGACGACGGTCGCCACGAAGAGCAGCCCGAGCAGGCTCGCGTCGCCGAACCCGATCAAGCCGACGTAGAGAACGGCCAGGGCTCCCAGCGCGAGCAGTCCGCCGGGGACGGGCGCCGCCGGAAGCGCGGCCAGGCGAACCCGGTGGGCGGTGGCGGCCCACAGGGCGACGAAGGGCACGAGGTAGCCGTGGGAGGCGTACTCGACGCTGCTCCAGACCTCCGAGAGCGCCAGCAGGCCCGGCCCCCAGCCGACGAGCAGCAAGGCGACGATCGCCCACTCGCCGCGCGTCATGTCCACCTCGCGCGGGCCCGTCGCGAGCGCCGGCCCGGACCGCATCGTTGCCGCCGCACTGCCTGCCTCCCTCCCGGATTCACCGGAGGCCACCCCGGGAACACGCCGGACGCGCGCCTCTCGAGTCGGTGCCCGTCCTGGGACATCGGGGGCCGCGCCCTTTGGATTGAGTCCGCTCGCAGCGGTCAAGTCCCATGTCAGCGCAACCGAAACGCAAACGAGCGAAGCCTGTGTGCTGCGCTCGACCGCGCCTCGCGCGCCTCCCGCTTTCGGAAGCCTCATGAACCAGCCCGACGATCAAGCTCCCTCCGAAGATTCCGCGGCCGCTTCCCGCCCGGCAGCGCCGGTCGACCCGCTCGAGGTTCGCAGCAACCCGCGCGTCGGCACCGACCTCGCGGTCGAACTCTACGCCACCGACTTCAGTGGCGCGCTCGTGGGCCGGACCCGCGACCTCTCGATCGGCGGCGCCTGCATCGCCACCCCCTCCCCGTTCTCCGTGAAGGGCGTGCAGCGGATCGTCCTCGACCTGCCCACCCAGCGCGTCATGCTCGACGCGATCGGATGCTGGCAGCGCGAGGATCCCGCCGAAGGGGTGATC encodes the following:
- a CDS encoding exosortase/archaeosortase family protein; the protein is MTRGEWAIVALLLVGWGPGLLALSEVWSSVEYASHGYLVPFVALWAATAHRVRLAALPAAPVPGGLLALGALAVLYVGLIGFGDASLLGLLFVATVVVAVLALRGVEWVRTLRFPLSYLLFMVPLPIAWVNPLIVELQILVSTAAVRLLQMNGVAIFREGNVLTLPGDQTLFVADACSGITSLVTLIPIGVFIAYFTDSVAWRRVALVVAVVPIALAGNLLRVILTVVLAIEVDVAFATRGPLHEWAGVATYVLGCVCLLAVGEGLRRLSAAPSRGAVAS